From Theileria orientalis strain Shintoku DNA, chromosome 4, complete genome, the proteins below share one genomic window:
- a CDS encoding acetyl-coenzyme A synthetase, protein MELNSSKFSRFALNRNTKEETNADFDMSNSSYDVDSIYNPASIPGHEFNVPSFVPFGIFRGFDASVRTVASIYTNEKVNKSVQEQYEKMYLESINNPDEFWGKLATSSLHWIAPFTKVSEGNFSDKNYAWFLNGKLNACYNCVDRWAETKPEALAIIYEGDEPDDQRKITFKELKINVCKVANVLKSKGVKKGDCITIYMPTIPELAYAVLACARIGAVHSVVFGGFSATSVAERIHDSHSTIVLTADGGLRAGKHIKTKDIMDDALTRCSFVKHCLVFKNIGSDVNMEYERDVWMHDAMDAVRPYCPVETMDSEDTLFILYTSGSTGKPKGLAHTTGGYLVYAYATVKYIFDAHEGDVFGCMADVGWITGHTYVVYGPLLNGLTTVMFGSLPNYPGPDRYWKIVKEHNVAQFYTAPTAIRSLMKYGDAPLEEYDLTSLRVLGSVGEPINPEAWKWYYNVVGKGKVAVVDTYWQTETGGIIISPLPGATFTKPGSATYPFFGIELGIVDSTTGEEVEGNGGTGLLCIKKPWPGIFRTIHRDHGRLNSTYFPTKYPYYFTGDGAFKDKHGYIWISGRVDDTINVSGHRLCSAEIEHALVQVDMVAEAAVVGYPHPIKGQGIFCFVTLKDSTRALQKEEIIGRLKMSIRHFVGPFATPDVVLITPHLPKTRSGKIMRRILRRLASKNFDDLGDTSTLANPESVKMLIDEVKLL, encoded by the exons ATGGAACTCAATAGTAGTAAATTTTCGAGATTTGCATTGAACAGAAACACAAAGGAGGAGACTAACGCAGACTTTGATATGTCCAACTCCTCCTACGATGTGGATTCGATTTACAACCCTGCCTCAATTCCGGGCCATGAATTCAATGTGCCATCATTT GTGCCATTTGGTATATTTAGAGGTTTTGACGCCTCAGTTCGAACAGTAGCtagtatatacacaaacgAGAAAGTAAATAAGAGCGTTCAGGAACAATATGAAAAAATGTACCTAGAAAGCATAAATAACCCAGACGAGTTTTGGGGGAAGCTGGCAACATCATCCCTGCACTGGATAGCGCCATTTACGAAAGTATCCGAGGGAAACTTCTCGGATAAAAATTACGCATGGTTCCTTAACGGAAAACTTAACGCCTGCTACAACTGCGTGGACAGATGGGCAGAGACGAAGCCAGAGGCGCTGGCAATAATTTACGAGGGCGACGAGCCTGACGATCAGCGCAAAATCACGTTCAAGGAGCTGAAAATCAACGTATGCAAAGTGGCGAACGTACTGAAGAGTAAGGGAGTGAAAAAGGGAGACTGTATAACAATATACATGCCGACAATCCCAGAGTTGGCGTACGCAGTGCTGGCGTGCGCAAGGATCGGAGCAGTGCACTCAGTAGTGTTTGGAGGCTTCTCAGCGACATCGGTAGCAGAAAGAATACACGACTCGCACTCGACGATT GTGTTGACGGCAGATGGGGGGCTGAGAGCGGGGAAGCACATCAAGACGAAGGACATCATGGACGACGCACTCACGCGCTGCTCATTCGTAAAACACTGCCTAGTCTTCAAGAATATCGGCTCGGACGTGAATATGGAGTACGAAAGAGACGTGTGGATGCACGACGCAATGGACGCAGTGAGGCCCTACTGCCCAGTGGAGACGATGGACAGCGAAGACACACTGTTCATCCTGTACACATCAGGCTCGACAGGGAAGCCGAAGGGCCTGGCGCACACGACAGGAGGGTACCTGGTGTACGCGTACGCAACAGTGAAGTATATCTTTGACGCACACGAAGGAGACGTGTTCGGATGTATGGCAGATGTGGGATGGATCACAGGACACACGTACGTGGTCTACGGACCACTGCTCAACGGACTGACGACGGTGATGTTCGGCTCGCTGCCAAATTACCCGGGGCCGGACAGATACTGGAAGATCGTGAAGGAGCACAACGTGGCGCAGTTCTACACGGCGCCCACGGCAATCAGAAGCCTCATGAAGTACGGAGACGCGCCGCTCGAAGAATACGACCTGACCAGCCTGAGAGTGCTCGGCAGCGTCGGAGAGCCGATCAACCCGGAGGCGTGGAAGTGGTACTACAACGTGGTGGGCAAGGGCAAGGTGGCAGTGGTGGACACGTACTGGCAGACTGAGACGGGAGGGATCATAATATCACCGCTCCCAGGAGCAACCTTCACGAAGCCGGGCTCTGCCACGTACCCCTTCTTCGGAATAGAACTCGGCATCGTCGACTCGACGACGGGAGAGGAGGTCGAGGGAAACGGGGGCACGGGGCTGCTGTGCATCAAGAAGCCGTGGCCAGGCATCTTCAGAACGATTCACCGCGACCACGGGAGACTCAACTCGACCTACTTTCCGACGAAGTACCCCTACTACTTCACGGGCGACGGAGCGTTCAAGGATAAGCACGGGTACATCTGGATCTCGGGGCGCGTGGATGACACGATCAACGTGTCGGGGCACCGACTCTGCAGCGCGGAGATAGAGCACGCGCTCGTGCAGGTGGACATGGTTGCGGAGGCGGCAGTGGTGGGATACCCGCACCCGATCAAGGGCCAGGGCATATTCTGCTTCGTGACGCTCAAGGACTCGACGCGCGCGCTGCAGAAGGAGGAGATCATCGGGCGCCTCAAGATGAGCATCCGCCACTTCGTGGGACCCTTCGCGACGCCCGACGTGGTCCTGATCACGCCGCACCTGCCGAAGACGCGCAGCGGCAAGATCATGCGCAGGATCCTGCGCAGACTCGCCTCGAAGAACTTCGACGACCTGGGCGACACGTCGACGCTGGCGAACCCCGAGTCGGTGAAGATGCTGATCGACGAGGTGAAGCTGCTGTGA
- a CDS encoding importin beta/transportin, which yields MPLDRLVYSKLLEILELSERGDTETQKYVHENLAIFEQNRKDVSLYYLEASLGANSFHSKQMALLLLKKSILQSWNQTELGIQNLIKSEIIKIVNLKEPQLRNVVASCYVTIFNVEGYQNWPYGIENLLGIISNYNDDFVVETATVTLIMILEDSLAPGYPMSPPYLNYLKSTFVTNLFQVAAKSDGATELVSRIMLVLLDSNLILEYLVGEMFNPFWNLLGRMATQDNYNVKKCVLKGMLKVWDFAPLSILQSSEAIFPFITKLCSDDAYTIQIDALDFYTHILQSQLYPIGNHSSVDEIRNMLLTKMNKEFPMLLKILVDNTRYSSWDYMSMDRTHLEDDNANIPDDMQDVPIKTREDEDTNTWGNTWTVRKGSALLLDTISQLYGHNNSHVIKVLLGYIQEKLDSSDWELKESGVLTLGAISKGSLYSLFPYLPKVVDYLIQVARDRKPLLRIISCWCLSRFVEWIVMPENSRNYLERSLMTILECMLDRNKRVQESACSSFTSFEETGATQLAPYVGRIMQVLIKCLGVYQARNFMILYDVIGTLYQNVGEHVAADANHLVLVDLLLKKMESTPTSETQFVPLVESLSSVVTNLGNRLPVVFVEKLTKASVLSLYQLLSDDVEMNNQVVEVLSDNISVLITSSSTFEGAPECRGGYDMTSVVLSVLNSLKVTNNVDIVRVITELCDYKIINVLQSCIALLGDLCNNKVPLTEQALAMLVATVQYYLGGGSHGASINSTATTSLETSRYNSIQSTYHAEQGEPEDYFGVLNNCIWVFGVVCDHQVALYSGANLDAVFMLVVRIFNLCASNLCVLQNCSVTVGKFAVHFPNIALRYLNAFLNPLCQHLIYSKNDSEKLRTVMAVSNVFLLYLQQTPQIDHSGGLVSSPNTIRLGVEEIDCCNVVLLFRLYTSITKGSMDTFGDSFGSNSELLKVAASVIKSLVKLYPKLQDFIDMVTKQEIQQLLQYS from the exons ATGCCCCTAGATAGATTGGTGTACAGTAAACTTTTGGAGATTTTGGAATTGTCTGAGAGAGGTGACACTGAAACCCAGAAGTACGTTCACGAAAATCTGGCCATTTTTGAGCAGAACAGAAAGGATGTAAgtctttattatttggaGGCGTCCCTGGGTGCAAACTCGTTTCATTCAAAACAGATGGCGCTCCTCCTGCTCAAAAAAAGCATACTTCAAAGCTGGAACCAGACGGAACTGGGAATACAGAACCTCATCAAAAGTGAAATAATCAAGATCGtcaacctgaaggagcCGCAGCTGCGGAACGTCGTAGCCTCGTGCTACGTAACAATATTCAACGTCGAAGGTTACCAGAATTGGCCATACGGAATCGAAAACCTTCTGGGCATCATATCGAACTACAACGATGATTTCGTAGTTGAAACGGCAACAGTGACGCTCATAATGATCCTGGAGGACTCTCTGGCGCCAGGATATCCAATGTCTCCTCCATACTTAAATTATCTGAAGAGCACGTTCGTAACAAATTTGTTTCAAGTGGCCGCAAAATCAGATGGCGCCACTGAACTTGTGTCCAGAATTATGCTGGTGCTACTGGACtccaatttaattttggaATACCTGGTGGGTGAAATGTTTAACCCATTTTGGAATCTACTCGGAAGAATGGCGACTCAAGACAACTACAACGTGAAGAAGTGTGTGTTGAAGGGGATGCTCAAGGTCTGGGACTTCGCGCCGCTGTCGATTCTGCAGTCGAGCGAAGCAATATTTCCCTTTATAACAAAACTGTGTTCCGATGACGCCTACACAATACAGATAGACGCATTGGATTTCTACACTCACATCTTGCAATCGCAGTTGTATCCCATCGGTAATCATAGTTCAGTAGATG AGATTAGAAACATGCTCCTTACGAAGATGAACAAGGAGTTCCCAATGCTGCTTAAAATACTGGTGGACAACACGAGGTACTCCTCCTGGGACTACATGTCGATGGACCGGACGCACCTGGAGGACGATAACGCGAACATACCGGATGATATGCAGGACGTGCCAATAAAGACGAGAGAGGACGAGGACACGAACACGTGGGGAAACACGTGGACGGTGAGGAAAGGAAGcgcgctgctgctggacacAATATCTCAGCTATACGGACACAACAACAGCCACGTCATCAAGGTGCTGCTGGGGTACATCcaggagaagctggacaGCAGCGACTgggagctgaaggaaagCGGAGTGCTGACGCTGGGAGCAATCTCGAAGGGCTCGCTCTACTCGCTCTTCCCGTACCTGCCGAAGGTGGTCGACTACCTGATCCAGGTGGCGAGAGACAGGAAGCCACTGCTGAGAATCATCTCATGCTGGTGCCTCTCGCGCTTCGTGGAGTGGATCGTCATGCCGGAAAACAGCAGAAACTACCTGGAGAGGAGCCTCATGACCATCCTGGAGTGCATGCTGGATCGCAACAAGAGGGTGCAGGAGTCAGCCTGCTCCTCATTCACGTCCTTCGAGGAAACAGGAGCGACGCAACTCGCGCCGTACGTGGGAAGGATCATGCAGGTGCTCATCAAGTGCCTGGGAGTATACCAGGCGAGGAACTTCATGATACTCTACGACGTCATCGGCACTCTCTACCAGAACGTGGGCGAGCATGTGGCGGCGGACGCAAACCACCTGGTGCTCGTCGACCTTCTGCTGAAGAAAATGGAGTCCACGCCGACGAGCGAGACGCAGTTCGTGCCGCTCGTGGAGTCGCTGAGCAGCGTCGTCACGAACCTGGGGAACAGGCTGCCGGTGGTCTTCGTGGAGAAGCTCACGAAGGCCTCGGTGCTCTCGCTCTACCAGCTGCTGAGCGACGACGTGGAGATGAACAACCAGGTCGTGGAGGTGCTCTCGGACAACATCTCAGTGCTCATCACCTCGAGCTCAACCTTCGAGGGCGCACCGGAGTGCCGCGGAGGCTACGACATGACCAGCGTCGTGCTCTCGGTCCTCAACAGCCTCAAGGTGACCAACAACGTCGACATCGTGCGCGTCATCACGGAGCTGTGCGACTACAAGATCATCAACGTGCTGCAGTCATGCATCGCGCTGCTGGGCGACCTGTGCAACAACAAGGTCCCGCTGACGGAGCAGGCGCTCGCGATGCTCGTCGCCACCGTGCAGTACTACCTGGGCGGCGGCAGCCACGGCGCGAGCATCAACAGCACTGCGACGACGAGCCTGGAGACGAGCCGCTACAACAGCATCCAGTCGACCTACCACGCGGAGCAGGGCGAGCCCGAGGACTACTTCGGCGTCCTCAACAACTGCATCTGGGTCTTCGGCGTCGTCTGCGACCACCAGGTCGCGCTCTACAGCGGCGCCAACCTCGACGCCGTCTTCATGCTCGTCGTGCGCATCTTCAACCTCTGCGCGAGCAACCTCTGCGTGCTGCAGAACTGCTCCGTCACCGTCGGCAAGTTCGCCGTGCACTTCCCCAACATCGCACTCAGGTACCTCAACGCGTTCCTGAACCCGCTCTGCCAGCACCTGATTTACTCCAAGAACGACAGCGAGAAGCTGCGGACCGTCATGGCCGTCTCGAACGTGTTTCTGCTTTACCTTCAGCAGACTCCGCAGATTGACCACAGCGGCGGCCTCGTGTCGAGTCCGAACACGATCCGTCTCGGCGTCGAGGAGATTGACTGCTGCAACGTCGTGCTTCTGTTCCGCCTTTACACTTCCATCACCAAGGGCTCCATGGACACCTTCGGCGACTCCTTCGGCTCCAACTCCGAGCTTCTCAAGGTTGCTGCCAGCGTCATTAAATCGCTCGTCAAGCTCTACCCCAAGTTGCAGGACTTCATCGACATGGTGACGAAGCAGGAgattcagcagcttcttcagtaTTCTTAA
- a CDS encoding thioredoxin, giving the protein MVREVKTTEGPCVRFAPKFEELAEEHPNLVFLKVNVDTLQELAQKYGVTSIPAFKIFKSGQVVGEFVGANKISLK; this is encoded by the exons ATGGTTCGTGAAGTCAAAACAACAGAAg GACCATGCGTGAGGTTCGCACCAAAGTTCGAAGAACTTGCCGAAGAGCACCCAAATTTGGTTTTCCTTAAGGTAAACGTGGACACATTACAAGAGTTGGCACAAAAATACGGAGTTACCAGCATACCAgcgtttaaaatattcaaatcAGGACAAGTAGTAGGCGAATTCGTAGGAGCCAACAAAATTTCTCTAAAGTAA
- a CDS encoding uncharacterized protein (protein of unknown function DUF167 family protein): METNQLSQNTLYYYWYFLDDIDSPGAAKHQLGKTLNRLFLTHVGSNDLVLFFILLATAGVIWAVSERLAGALCFIAGALTSLVLGLVAIFVSRRTASKLVNLAHGGVRRVYNRSMGNASALVVFSLGLNALVILAISCALTFRETQLSKITLSLKAISFFSFGSLVVTLYSRTSGGLYNNAFSILSQSDLEHEDENRPIFDSMNAFLQNIYELILEVVAIVSVLFCTYFLVIGGFSDGADLVANHFGHLNFPVLVLAFSMAVSVIFIFIFGFIMRNNSMKLVKRSFFYITGCSSLLIIILMPMFHAFFTPKDLKAISYNRFVNYGLVISGSFSAILIAFSGYFFLSSYTRPGRSVNLSVLTSLTGGLVNSLSFSKLLCFVPTATVCFNLFICVLCSDVYALLYVATGFLCLLTMVVIGSVFYSLMVTSSKFAKYCNYDDDVTQMFTSFRRSWYDINAIVRPFLSTMSILIGLVLLSHLYHSLKLKAYSHFHPLVMMSLLIGCLFPVFQSGLILRISSGIANWRLKKQGYLRLLNELYLDGADDDDHDDRGMADTYERNQRILNKLKFWKRFGSNKKPKGSGSGQNQSSNEGDAPQSDNAGLPQDDSEVVVRVHGETSNYRTFGRAFKACLLREAGVREDVLMNAPIMCSSARSTHQDYLTPNLALHANSNHQNNIGANGAAVQAVENTKTLTTQDLNTSDVGNALGVHKHGSRDYRILKNADNHYRMFHPKYHDKHFNLRKKSKDSEVVDETNETSIYCPSYELSDGVNSEVDGESGDSLDKVYRRSEDMAKDVARSVNIHYYNQSSCGSSCAERESASFLKVVQHDQVHTREPESDSESKNKGNRNESNPGETAHHKRGSNEGRRRFVRPIRRSRGRTRPTEVRSDEVSAPKETATEPSEPTEPSSSSSGSRELPVPGDLDLLTRLSRSFGEPGDASSRHDTPLSDNYPVPKLEPMSKESAPLSEKKGPAAPSGEETPLAPTARNTPVSGSSSEAPASESPKVADSVLSGSESHTSESMGVLSSSSKNDSAPAHPASETDVSPAPFEASDNDDDFARELNIRIQQNLIPPDVGISDQPRRPTPKCIELPVLADLEAALSSNVKSTTGSGRASNLKASSFHNTLTSIFLSLLPFIFSLGFPMLFGVAFGSISISVMALFSTLSSSLLVQLMTFCSTSWESTLLFMRSKRDRDDIKGRDHLINDADFKNGQSVSMIGRITLCSVGPVLNTLVIAIPLLCVLAADQFNSFSNAHGFPRWLIFFFVPFGRRGFMNSVSQNVTFLEEGKAGELILKVNVKPGAKQTQVVGEVEGLLSLQISAPPRDGECNKALLEYVAELCKLSAYQFSFSAFEKGERVSYSWT; encoded by the exons ATGGAGACTAACCAACTCTCTCAAAATACACTCTACtattattggtattttttG GACGATATCGACTCTCCTGGCGCGGCGAAACATCAACTTGGCAAGACCCTCAACAGGCTGTTTCTGACTCACGTTGGGTCCAACGACCTCGTcttatttttcatcttACTGGCCACCGCCGGTGTCATCTGGGCCGTTTCTGAGAGACTTGCTGGCGCGCTGTGCTTCATTGCGGGCGCACTCACCTCCCTTGTTCTTGGCCTGGTTGCCATCTTCGTCAGCCGGAGGACCGCCAGCAAGCTCGTGAACCTTGCTCACGGCGGCGTGCGCAGGGTCTACAACCGCAGCATGGGCAACGCCTCTGCTCTCGTGGTGTTCTCGCTCGGCCTCAACGCGCTCGTCATTCTCGCGATTTCGTGCGCTCTGACGTTCAGGGAGACCCAGCTCTCGAAGATCACCCTTTCCCTGAAGGCcatttccttcttctccttcggGAGCCTCGTGGTCACTCTCTACTCCAGGACCTCGGGTGGACTCTACAACAACGCCTTCAGCATTCTCAGTCAGTCCGACTTGGAGCACGAGGACGAGAACAGGCCCATTTTCGACAGCATGAACGCCTTCTTGCAGAACATTTACGAGCTCATTCTCGAGGTGGTTGCTATTGTTTCCGTTCTCTTTTGCACCTACTTTCTGGTTATTGGTGGATTTTCTGACGGCGCCGACTTGGTTGCCAACCATTTCGGCCACCTAAACTTCCCCGTGCTCGTTCTTGCTTTCAGCATGGCTGTCAgtgtgatttttattttcattttcggCTTTATCATGAGGAACAACAGCATGAAGCTCGTAAAGCGTTCATTTTTTTACATAACGGGCTGTTCTTCACTCCTTATTATTATTCTCATGCCCATGTTTCATGCGTTCTTCACTCCCAAGGACTTGAAGGCTATCAGTTACAACAGGTTCGTTAACTATGGACTTGTGATTTCCGGGTCCTTTTCTGCCATTCTCATTGCCTTTTCTGGCTACTTCTTTCTTTCTAGCTACACTAGGCCTGGCAGGTCTGTCAATCTTTCCGTGTTAACTTCTCTCACTGGGGGCTTGGTTAACTCtctttccttttcaaaGCTGCTTTGTTTTGTTCCCACGGCTACTGTTTGTTTTAACCTTTTCATCTGCGTTTTGTGTTCTGACGTTTACGCGCTTCTTTACGTCGCCACTGGCTTCTTGTGTCTGCTCACCATGGTTGTAATCGGCTCTGTGTTCTACTCTCTCATGGTTACTTCTTCCAAGTTTGCCAAGTACTGCAACTACGACGACGACGTAACGCAGATGTTCACCTCCTTCAGGCGCAGCTGGTACGACATTAACGCCATCGTGCGTCCCTTTCTCAGCACCATGTCAATCTTAATTGGCCTCGTTCTGCTCAGCCACCTTTATCACAGCCTAAAGCTGAAGGCGTACAGCCACTTTCACCCGCTAGTGATGATGTCGCTGCTCATTGGCTGTCTCTTTCCCGTTTTCCAGAGCGGCCTCATTCTCAGGATCTCCTCTGGAATTGCCAACTGGAGGCTCAAGAAGCAGGGGTACCTGCGCCTTTTAAACGAACTATATCTCGACGGTGCTGACGACGATGACCACGACGACCGCGGCATGGCCGACACCTACGAGCGTAACCAGAGGATTCTCAACAAGTTGAAGTTCTGGAAGAGGTTTGGCTCTAACAAGAAGCCCAAGGGGTCCGGGTCCGGACAAAATCAATCCTCCAACGAGGGAGACGCCCCGCAGTCTGACAACGCCGGCCTTCCTCAGGATGACTCTGAGGTCGTCGTCCGCGTCCATGGCGAGACCAGCAACTACCGGACCTTCGGCCGCGCCTTCAAGGCCTGCCTGCTTAGGGAGGCTGGCGTCAGGGAGGACGTGCTTATGAACGCTCCCATAATGTGCAGCTCCGCCAGGTCCACTCATCAGGACTACCTTACTCCCAACCTCGCTCTGCATGCCAACTCAAATCACCAAAATAATATCGGTGCAAACGGCGCCGCTGTCCAAGCCGTGGAGAACACGAAGACTCTTACTACTCAGGACCTCAACACCAGCGACGTCGGCAACGCCCTCGGTGTCCACAAGCACGGCTCCAGGGACTACAGGATCCTAAAGAACGCCGACAACCACTACAGGATGTTCCACCCCAAGTACCATGACAAGCACTTCAACCTCAGGAAGAAGTCCAAG GACTCCGAGGTCGTCGACGAGACCAACGAAACTTCCATCTACTGCCCCAGCTACGAGCTTTCCGACGGCGTGAACTCCGAGGTTGATGGCGAGTCTGGCGACAGCCTCGACAAGGTCTACAGGCGCAGCGAGGACATGGCAAAGGACGTTGCTCGCAGCGTAAACATTCACTACTACAACCAGAGCAGCTGCGGCAGCTCCTGCGCTGAGAGGGAGTCCGCGTCTTTCTTAAAGGTCGTCCAACACGACCAGGTTCACACCAGGGAGCCCGAATCCGACTCTGAGTCCAAAAACAAGGGCAACCGCAACGAGTCAAATCCGGGTGAAACTGCTCACCATAAGCGCGGCTCAAATGAGGGCAGAAGACGCTTTGTCAGGCCTATTAGAAGATCGAGGGGCAGAACTCGTCCCACTGAAGTGCGATCCGATGAGGTATCTGCGCCCAAGGAAACTGCCACAGAGCCTTCTGAGCCTACGGAGccctcttcctcctcaaGTGGCTCCCGCGAGCTACCCGTTCCTGGGGATCTGGACTTATTGACCAGGCTTTCTCGAAGCTTCGGGGAGCCCGGTGACGCCTCTTCCAGACACGATACCCCCTTGTCTGACAACTACCCCGTGCCAAAACTTGAGCCGATGAGCAAGGAGTCTGCTCCATTGTCCGAGAAAAAAGGCCCTGCGGCCCCTTCGGGCGAGGAGACGCCTTTGGCTCCCACTGCCAGAAACACCCCCGTTTCTGGCTCGAGCAGCGAGGCCCCGGCTTCCGAGTCACCTAAGGTGGCAGACTCGGTTCTCAGTGGGTCCGAGTCCCACACTTCCGAGTCGATGGGCGTCTTAAGCTCCAGCTCCAAGAATGACTCGGCGCCCGCTCATCCTGCCTCTGAGACCGATGTGTCTCCTGCACCTTTTGAGGCTTCGGACAACGACGACGACTTTGCCCGGGAACTAAACATTAGAATTCAGCAGAATTTAATCCCTCCTGACGTTGGCATTTCTGACCAGCCCCGGAGGCCAACTCCCAAGTGCATTGAGCTCCCTGTGTTGGCCGATTTGGAGGCTGCTCTTTCCAGCAACGTCAAGTCGACTACGGGCAGCGGCAGGGCTTCTAACCTCAAGGCCAGCTCTTTTCACAACACCTTGACTTCGATTTTCCTTTCTCTCCTCCCCTTTATCTTTTCACTGGGATTTCCTATGCTTTTTGGGGTTGCCTTCGGGTCGATTTCCATCAGCGTCATGGCGCTCTTTTCGACTCTGTCGTCCTCGCTGCTCGTTCAACTGATGACTTTCTGCTCAACCTCCTGGGAGTCCACCTTGCTTTTCATGAGGTCCAAGAGGGACAGGGACGACATCAAAGGTCGTGACCATCTTATCAACGATGCTGACTTTAAAAACGGCCAGTCTGTCAGCATGATTGGCAGGATAACGCTGTGTTCTGTTGGCCCTGTTCTCAACACACTCGTTATTGCGATTCCGcttttgtgtgttttgGCTGCGGATCAGTTTAACAGTTTTTCTAACGCTCACGGGTTCCCCAGGTG gcttatttttttctttgttCCTTTCGGCAGACGTGGGTTCATGAATAGCGTTTCTCAAAAT GTTACTTTTTTGGAAGAGGGCAAGGCTGGTGAATTGATTCTTAAAGTAAATGTTAAGCCTGGTGCCAAACAAACTCAGGTTGTGGGAG AGGTGGAAGGTTTACTTTCTCTTCAGATTTCTGCTCCTCCTAGAGACGGAGAGTGTAACAAGGCTCTGTTAGAATATGTGGCTGAACTTTGTAAGCTTTCAGCATACCAATTTTCTTTTAGTGCGTTTGAGAAGGGGGAACGTGTCTCTTATTCATGGACATAA